The genomic segment GAGAGGAGAAAGGCAAGGAGAACACCTTGGCTGGAGTttaggagagggaggggaggtgggggaaatacTTGGGGAGCCGAAAGTGAAGTTTATAGTAACATGCCTCCTGTGTTTCATTTGCCTGTCCCGGCTCACTGCTCAGCAAATGAGACTGAGAGAAGCCAGAAGAGGAAAGGGTATGTCCATCCCAGCAGAGTCTGTTGCCTTGGTCATCTTCCTCTCTAACACTCTCCACTTCCCACAACTTCTCATCCAGGTGTTCCAGAATGTGCAGGTGATAGGAACCATTCTGAGTTTACCCAGGTTCAGACATCAACAAATGTAACAATACCACAAAAAGGAGAAGCCATAGACCCAGATCATCAAAATGGCAATGAAAGCCACATGCCAGCAGAAGAAAGTGGTGACAAATATAATGTTGTTTTTGtcatcatccatccatttgtAGCCAGAAATTGGTTTGTACAGCATGAAGCCTATCTGAATCAGCCAAGAGCCTGTCATCATATAAAAAAAGGCCTTCATCACCCAAAGCTGCAGCATATTGGGAGCCCACAGCTCTGCGatcaccaccagcaccagcaggaATACGGCCTGAGTGAACAGGATGTGAGACTGCAGCTCCACACCTTCTGAGTCCTGCATGTGAGACACCATCAGAGGCAGAAACAGACACATGCCCAGGGCTTGGGCACCTTGCTCCAGAGCAGCACACCTCTGGGGCAGCAAGTTCTGGCTCACCACATCCACACACCCGCTCAGGAAGAAGGTCATATATAGAGTGAGATGTTGCCACTGTTTGCGGTACAAAAAGTTTCTCTGACGATATATCTTGCTGATAAGTACAAACTGTCCATGTATGTTATGTAGCTCTTGGGCTGCTAAAATGAAGGCACTTAATATCTTCACCAGCCCAACATAGTATATTTGCTGCAGTCTTGCCCATTTTCCTTTGCTCCAGGGATGGCGTGGCAGATATTGGACAGGGTAGTTGCATATTAAGGCCCTGGAGACTAGTCGTGCATGATAAAGTCCATAGAAGAAGAGAGACAGCCCCGGGTACAGATGACCCTCAAAGCCTCCCATGGAACTGAAGGTAGATCTGACCAAAGGTAGAGGCAAGCAGCTCAGGAATGGTCACCTCAGGTTCTAGAGTGTGGAGGGAGCTCCCTGAAGCCTACTTATATCTTCTCTCCAGCTCATTGCATCCACATACACAGGGGAAATGGTTTTGGAGGAAACCCAAACTTATGGTGGGGTGGGTGTCATGGTTTCCGTTCTGGTCTTCTGCTCTGGTTCATTGATAGCTAACCAACCATTGCCAAACAGTAAAATAAGCATATTCTCCATCACAATGTCTGGACATCTGTAGTTCTCAGAGATTATGCTATGgactccccttccctctcctcctactTGTCTTTCATGCTATTGCTACCTTCCTTACTTCTCAAATTCATAGAACATAAGGAAGAACTGAGAGAAAGCATGGAGAGCATACAATGTAGGGCATATCCCTTAAGATTCCTCACATATAATCTCATACAAGTACTAGGTACAAATGTATCCTCCTGGGTATAAATAGTCTTAAGTAAACACATACAATACTCAATTTCTCTGACGTTGTTTGAGGTTTGCCAGAAAAATATTCACTCCTGAGAATCTGTCTTCTGCTGATCTCCAGATCAGAAATGAGGTGCCAcaacttgagattctttcctttggGCTGAAGCAATGTTTTTCCAAGTTAAAATGCAGGTGAGTAAGTTCTACTCAGAGGTACTGATTGGGAATTTCTTGAGGTTGGTGTCTTGAAATAAGCATTCCAAGACACCTTCCCAGGTAGCTCTTAGGCAGACTAAATTTTGAATCACTGAGTAAAATGTATGTACTGGTTAGAAAGAAGATCCTATTAAGCTAAGCTTAGTGTGAATTAGCcatcaaatatcttctctcatgaAATAAGCATTTAGTTAGAATGTAATGGTCATATTACTCTTCATGACAGTCAAGTACAGGAATGTCTCAAGTTAAATTTGTCTCATATTGATCCTACAGAtttccattttggtttatttgttggtaaattctcttttgttctttgtatGAATGgatcttccattttattttataatttttactgatATAAAAAACCATAATTTTAGATTGATCTTCATATTAACCATCTTGTTGCATGGACCTACTGCTCTTActaattttcaaatgattttatatAATCATATTAACTTCAATAATGAAAAATGATCTCCTTTTAGATATACCTTTGTCTTTTCTAATTGTCTTTCCCAGTTGCATTAGCATGACAGAATTCTATTATTGTTTTAACTATGAAAGCTCCCCTCTCCTGGGAAGTGTTTCCTCAACCCATGTAGGTTAATGGGAGCTGTCATTTGCTGACAAGTCCTGCTTTCCTAGTCACAGATCAGTCAAGGGATTGAGCACCTAACCCAGTGAGGCTAATCTAAGCCCTTCACCAACAATTTAACTAAAGAAAACAGCTCTCAGCCCTTTCATAGATTATACAAATTCTGTTTACAGAAGAACTAATTCGCATATTTGGATTATATTTCCTTCTCCATGGATCCAATAATGTATTCAttatctgttgctgtgtaacagTTTAACACAATttaactcagtggcttaaaacaacatgcaTTTATCTCCCTTTATGTGGGTCAGGATGCAGACAGAGAGCTTCGTTGGTCCTCTGCTCAGAGTCTCACGAGGTACAATCATGGTGTCAGCCAGGCTGCACTTCACGCTGAAGCTGAGTCCTCTTCCAAGCTTACAGGGTTGtagcagaattcagttctttgtaGCTGTAGGATTGAGGTCCTCATTTGCTTGCTAGCTATCATTTCTCATCCACTAGACTGACAAAAATTAGCTTGACAACTGTCTGACAATGTGAAACAAATAGAATAATTAATATATTGCTAGCAGGACTATAAATTGatgcaatcactttggaaaagaaTTTGATGTTATATGGCATTATATAGAGAGTTGAAGATATACATCCTTACTTGTTTATACTATACAGTAACTCTCATACATCCATACAAGGATCATATGCAGGAATGTCCCTAGCAGCACTGTCTCTATAGCtggcagagagaaggaggaataatcaaaatgtccttcaatattaaaaatttgtaagatattcaaaaaataaaatatgatagagaagtaaaaatgaaaaatacagctacATTCAACAACattgtgatagttaattttaatGTGTTGACTTGACTGGCCACAaggtgcccagattaaacattatttctgggtgtatccatgagattaacatttgaatcagtggatTTAGTAAAGTAGATTGTCCatcccaatgtgggtgggcctcatctaatctgttggggcctgaacagaacaaaaggcagagaaagatggAATTCATCCCtttttcttccagcctgtctACTGGGCTGGGACATAGGTCTTCTTCTGCCCTTACACTGCGGTTTATACCATCAGCTCCCTTGGTTCTCAGGTCTGTAGACTCTGACTGGAATTATAATACAATGTCTCCAGCCTGGAGACAGCAGATGGTGGATTTCTGTGCCTTTGTAATCACATGAACCATTTCCTCATGATCAATCTCCTTTATATATATCTTCTATTGGTTCTGC from the Halichoerus grypus chromosome 7, mHalGry1.hap1.1, whole genome shotgun sequence genome contains:
- the LOC118527058 gene encoding transmembrane epididymal protein 1-like → MGGFEGHLYPGLSLFFYGLYHARLVSRALICNYPVQYLPRHPWSKGKWARLQQIYYVGLVKILSAFILAAQELHNIHGQFVLISKIYRQRNFLYRKQWQHLTLYMTFFLSGCVDVVSQNLLPQRCAALEQGAQALGMCLFLPLMVSHMQDSEGVELQSHILFTQAVFLLVLVVIAELWAPNMLQLWVMKAFFYMMTGSWLIQIGFMLYKPISGYKWMDDDKNNIIFVTTFFCWHVAFIAILMIWVYGFSFLWYCYIC